From the Argopecten irradians isolate NY chromosome 13, Ai_NY, whole genome shotgun sequence genome, one window contains:
- the LOC138305770 gene encoding uncharacterized protein has protein sequence MVQDNIRKMEEEIRKAKVVKIGAQGAWRRWGTTDRRLSWSGIWRMEPCRIQFLLRSVYDLLPSLTNLHRWGLTETPDCPLCNRPGNLAHVLSGCNVALTQGRYRWRHDKVLRELADILERERIKKRKPAKGCTFINFVRGGEGHTSSTVYQGGILDGAKNWEMRVDLDRRLVFPDIIQTILRPDILKWSTQERRWSWWN, from the coding sequence ATGGTACAGGACAACATCAGGAAAATGGAGGAGGAAATCAGGAAGGCCAAAGTGGTGAAGATTGGAGCCCAGGGAGCATGGAGGAGGTGGGGAACTACAGACAGAAGATTGTCTTGGTCGGGCATCTGGCGTATGGAACCTTGCCGCATCCAGTTCCTGCTGAGGTCAGTTTACGACCTGCTTCCCTCGCTTACTAACCTCCATAGATGGGGCTTGACTGAGACTCCAGACTGTCCATTGTGCAACCGACCAGGGAACCTTGCGCATGTACTATCAGGATGCAATGTTGCCCTTACGCAAGGACGCTACAGATGGCGCCATGACAAGGTGCTACGGGAACTGGCTGACATCCTTGAGAGGGAGAGGATTAAGAAGCGGAAGCCTGCTAAGGGCTGTACATTCATCAACTTTGTACGAGGCGGGGAGGGACACACATCTTCAACTGTTTACCAGGGGGGTATCCTTGACGGCGCAAAGAATTGGGAGATGAGGGTCGAtctagacaggagactggtatTCCCCGACATCATCCAGACCATTCTGCGTCCAGATATCCTCAAGTGGTCGACGCAGGAAAGAAGATGGTCATGGTGGAATTGA